TACTCTTCTTACCAAATGCCCAGGTCCCTTTGGTGCAACCATAAACACATCAACATATTCTGGCGGTACTATCTGATGGAAGTGTATATTGAATCCATGTGCAAATACCAAAGCATTGCCTGGTTTCAAATGTTTTTCAATATTTTCTTTATACACCCTTGATTGCTTTTCATCAGGTATTAAAATCATGATGACATCCGCTGCTTCACACGCGTCATCAACACTTAATACTGTAAGTCCATTTTCTTTTGCCCTTTCAGCAGATTTGCTTCCTTCATAAAGACCTACAACAACATCAAGCCCTGAATCTTTTAAGTTTAATGCATGTGCATGGCCTTGGCTTCCATAGCCAATTATCGCAATTTTCTTGCCTTTCAAAAGATTTAAATCTGCATCCTCATCATAATACATTCTTGCCATTTTAAAATTCCTCCTCATATTCTTTTAAAATTCTATTTTCTCTTTCTAAAGTTATAAGACCTGTTCTTGTAAGTTCTCTGACTTGAAATTGTTTGATAAGTTTTATAAATGCCTCTACTTTTTCACTGTCACCAGTGATTTCAATGATGATTGAATTTAACGAAATATCAATGACTTTCCCCCTGAAGGTTTCAACTATATGCATGATGTCATCTCGTGTATTTGAATTTATCTCCACTTTTACAAGTACAAGTTCTCTTGAAACATTGGGATATTTACCAACATCCTGAACTTTAATGACATCATACAACTTGTTAAGCTGCCTTATTATCTGTGTTATTACATAATCGTCACCATTGACTGTTAGTGTAATACGAGATTGATCATTCTGCTCGGTAGTACCAACTGCAAGACTTTCAATGTTGTAACCTCTTCTCGAGAAAAGACCTACAACCCGAGATAAAACACCAGAATGATTATTTACTAAGACAGATATAATGTGTATGATAATATCACCCCCTTCACATGACAAAAAATCCTCGCCCATATTCAGGGCGAGGATTGCCTCGCGGTACCACCTGATTTCACATTTACCTCACGGTAAAATGCCTCAGCAAGTAATCATACTTTACCTTTAACGCAGGTCATACGGTTAAGCCTACTAAAGCTTCAACTTAACTACTCCGGAGCGATCTAATATATGTATTCGCACCGGTTTGCAGCAACCACCGGCTCTCTGTAGCTTATACATATACCCCTCTCCATCATCGCTTTTAAACTGATTAAATATTATTATAGGTGAAATTAATAGTTATTCTATCAGCTTATTTAAAATAAGTCAACTTAATTTTTTGTAAATTCTAAATAAATCATCGTTTACATTTATTAAAAAATTTTAATTTTTAAGGTAAAAAAATACCTTTTTTTAATTTTAATATTAGTAACACAATTTTTATATCAACATATGATTACATAGAGGTGAAATTATATGATAAATAAAAAAGAGCTGATTTCAAACTTAAACTCTGATTTAACAAAAGAATACGCAGCAATGATTCAATATATACAACATTCCAGCATGCTGCATGGTGCAGAATACGTAGAAGTGATAGATAAGATATTAGAACATGCAAAAGATGAACATGAACATGCAGTAATACTGACAGATATAATTCAATACCTTGGGGGAATTCCCACGGTGGAAGTTTACCCAAGACAAACATCTCTTGACAATCGTGAAATGCTGTATCAAGATTTAAATTATGAATATGATGCATTAAATGGATACAATCAAAGAATATCACAGGCAGAAAACCTTGGATTATTTGATATAGGACAAAAATTGAGAAATATAGCTTTAGAAGAAGAAAATCATATAATAGATCTTGAAAAAGCTCTAGGTATATTAAAAGTAGATCCATAAAAAAAATCCCTCCATGTGGAGGGATTTTTTTTATTTTTTAGCATCTTTTAATGCTTGCTCTGCTAATTCTTTAAATGTCTTTGATGATTCTATTGCACCTGCAACAGTATCGACTTTTGATGTATCTCGACTGTCTACTAACTCCTGCCGCAATTTTTCATCTACTTCTTTTGGAGTTATATTATTTTTAGCTTTCATCTTTGAAGCATAATCAGCATCGTCTCTTTTGAACTTACCATTTTTATCAACTTCATTATACAAAACATCTGTTATTTTTCCATCTTTTACAGTTATCTCGATCTGACCTTTATATCCATGTTCATCTTAGAAAAATTTTAACAGTTCATCACCATAACATATATTCGACATTAAGTAAAATTCCTTCTTTTGTTAAAATAATTTTTAACAAAATTTTTACTCTTCCTCATCATCATTGTCTATCTTTGCAGTTGAAACAACTCTATCACCATCATCGAGTTTCATCAGCGTAACTCCAGTCGTATCCCTGTGCATCTTAGATATATCAGCAATTTTCGTCCTTATGAGTATCCCATTAGCTGAAATTATCATAAGCTCATCTTTTTCACTTACAGACATTATTGAAACTAATTTTCCAGTTTTTTTTGTTATTTTTGTAGCTATTATTCCTTTTCCAGCCCTTGTCTGCAATCTGTATTCTTTCGCATCGCTTCTTTTTCCATAACCATTTTCAGTTACAACCAATATCTCACTGCCTTCGTCTATAAGATCCATCTCTACAACATAATCATCATCTCTAAGAGATATAGCTATAACACCTCTTGCCTGTCTTCCTACAGGTCTCAGATTATTTTCATGGAATCTAATGCAAAAACCATTAGCTGTACCTATAATAATTTCCTTATTACCATCCGTAAGCATAACATTTATAAGTTCATCACTATCGTCAAGCTTAATAGCTGTATTACCGCTTTTTTTAATTTTAGGAAAATCATCTATTTCTGTCTTTTTAATGATCCCCTTCTTTGTACACATGACTACATATCTTGCTTTAACGGAATTCCTTATTGGTATTACAGCATTTACTTTTTCATCTTGATCTATTTGAATTAGATTAACTATAGCCGTCCCTTTTGCTTGTCTTCCTGATTCAGGTATATCTATAGTTCTTAAGCTGTATACTTTTCCTTTATTTGTAAAAAACAAAAGCCTGTCATGAGTTGTTGTCGTAAAGACATTCTCTACAAAGTCGTCTTCTCTCGTGGATATACCCGATATACCTTTTCCTCCACGCTTCTGAGATTTATATGCGTCAAGCGGCATTCTCTTTATATAACCAAAATGCGTCATTGTTACAACAGCATCTTCCAGTTGAACTAAATCTTCAATATCCATTTCATCTTCTTTTGCTACTATATGAGTCTTTCTTTCCGATGAAAATTTATCTTTTATTTCTTTAAGTTCTTTTTTAATTATTTCCAGCACCTTTTTTTCATCAGCTAATATGCCTTTCAGTTCTCCGATTTTCCTATACAGTTCATTTAATTCATCTTCTACCTTTTGCCTTTCAAGGCCAGTTAAACGCCCCAATCTCATATCAACAATTGCCTGAGATTGTTTATCACTTAGCCCAAACTTCTCCATCAAGTTTTGCTTAGCTATAGGCTCTGTTTTAGAGCTTCGTATAACATTTATAACTTCATCTATATGATCTAACGCTATCTTCAGCCCTTCTAATATATGTGCTCTTTCTTCAGCTTTCTGAAGCTCAAACCTTGTCCTTCTTGTAATAACATCTACTTGATGGTCTACATACTTTTCTATGATCTGATTTAATGACAGTATCTTTGGAGCCCCATCTACAAGTGCCAACATTATGGCTCCAAATGTCTGCTGCATCTGAGTATGCATGTAAAGTTTATTTAGAACAACCTTTGGATTTACATCTCTCTTTAATTCGATGACAACTCTCATTCCATTTCTATCGGATTCATCTCTTAAATCAGATATACCTTCGATATGTTTATCTCTCACTAGCTCTGCTATCTTTTCAACCAGTTTTGATTTTATTACCATATAAGGTACTTCCGTAATTACAATTCTATTTCTGCCATTATGCTCCTCTATTTCTGCTTTTGCTCTAACTATTATTTTGCCTCTACCTGTTTTATACGTATCCTTTATACCATCTTTTCCAACAATAAGGCCTCCTGTTGGAAAGTCAGGTCCTTTAATATATTTCATAAGCTCATCTGTAGTGATGTAAGGATTGTCTATATAAGCTATTATACCATCTATGACTTCACCTAAATTATGGGGAGGAATATTAGTTGCCATGCCAACAGCTATACCTTGTGATCCATTTACCAATAGGTTAGGAAACCTTGATGGTAGTACAACAGGCTCTTTGAAATTTTCATCAAAGTTTGGAACAAAATCAACAGTTTCTTTATTGATATCAGTAAGCATCTCTATCGCTATCTTCGACAGCCTTGCCTCTGTGTACCTCATAGCAGCAGCCGGATCTCCGTCGATGCTTCCAAAGTTTCCATGGCCATCAACTAATGGCTCCCTCATGGAAAAATCTTGTGCCATTCTTACCATCGCATCATAAACAGCTACATCACCATGTGGATGGTATTTTCCTAAAACTTCTCCAACGACAGATACACTTTTTTTATACGGTTTATCAGGCGTTAATCCAAGCCCATTCATAGCATAAAGAATTCTCCTGTGAACAGGCTTTAATCCATCCCTGACATCAGGCAAAGCCCTGCTTACAATGACGCTCATAGCGTAATCAATAAATGATTTTTTCATTTCATCTTCAACATCTACAGGTATAACTCTCATTTCTTCATTATTTGTATTATTATCACTCACTTAAAACACCTGCCTATATATCAAGATTTCTAACTGTTTTTGCGTATTTTTCAATAAATTCTCGCCTTGGCTCTACTTTGTCACCCATCAAGATTGTAAATATTTCGTCTGCAGCAATTGCATCATCAAGGCTTACTTTAAGCATTGTCCTCTTTTCAGGATCCATTGTAGTATCCCAAAGCTGCTCAGCATCCATTTCGCCAAGACCTTTGTATCTCTGTACATTGTAATTTTCCCTTCCAATTTCTTTTAAAATATTGTCAAGTTCTTTATCAGAATAAGCATAATAAACTTTTTTATTCTTTTCTATTTTGTAAAGGGGCGGTTGTGCTATATATACATTTCCATTCTCTATTAATGGTCTCATAAATCTGTAGAAAAATGTAAGAAGTAAAGTTCTTATATGGCTACCGTCTACATCAGCATCTGTCATAATCACAACTTTGTGATATCTAAGCTTCGAAATATCAAAATCACTTCCTATACCGGTACCTAAAGCGGTTATCATCGCTTTTATCTCATCGCTTGATAAAATTCTATCAAGTCTTGCCTTTTCAACATTTAAAATCTTACCTCTAAGAGGAAGTATTGCTTGATATCTGCTATCTCTTCCCATCTTTGCAGAACCACCTGCAGAATCACCCTCTACAAGGTAAAGCTCACACTTTGATGCATCTTTTTCTGAACAATCTGCTAATTTACCAGGAAGTGAAGTAGATTCCAGTGCTGACTTTCTCCTTGTAAGTTCTCTAGCCTTTCTAGCAGCTTCTCTAGCCCTAGCAGCAGATGTAGCTTTCTCAAGAATTACCTTCGATAAAGAAGGATTTTCCTCCATAAATGCTGCGAGTTTTTCTGTTACAACAGAATCCACTATTGAACGCATTTCAGAATTACCTAATTTAGTCTTTGTCTGCCCTTCAAACTGTGGATTCATAAGTTTTACGCTTATGATAGCCGTTAATCCTTCCCTGACATCTTCACCTTGCAAGTTTTTGTCATTATCCTTTATGAAATTAAATTTTCTAGCATAATCATTTATAACTTTTGTTAAAGCTGCTTTAAAACCTACTAGATGAGTACCGCCTTCTCTGGTATCAATATTATTGGCAAAGCTAAATATATTTTCTGTATATGAATCATTATACTGCATCGCAACTTCTACTTCATAAGTATCACTTTTACTTTCCATGTAAATAGGCTCAGGATGTAGCACTTCTTTATTTCTGTTTAAATATTTAACAAATTCTACTATACCACCTTCATAATGGAATACGTCTTCCTTTCCATCTCTCTCATCCATAAGCCTAATTCTTACGCCTTTATTTAAAAACGATAATTCCCTTAATCTTTGAGATAATACATCATAATCGTATTCCAGGGTCTCAAAAATTTCATCATCAGGCTTAAATCTTATCATCGTACCGGTTTCATCCGTGTCACCAATGATCTTAAGTTCTGATTTAGGAACTCCTCTTTCATATTTTTGTTCATACACTTTGCCGTTTTGCTTAACAATAACTTCTAATTCTTTAGATAGAGCATTTACAACTGATAATCCAACACCATGAAGTCCACCAGAAACTTTATACACATCGTTATTAAACTTACCACCCGCATGAAGCACAGTAAGTGCCACTTCAACACCTGATTTACCAGTCTGTGGATGTACATCTGTAGGTATACCTCTTCCATCATCTATAACTGACACAGAATTATCTTTATGAATTATAACATCGATATTTTTACAATATCCGGCTAATGCCTCATCAATGCTGTTATCTACTATTTCATATACAAGATGGTGAAGTCCTCTGCTACTGGTACTTCCTATATACATTCCAGGTCGTTTTCTAACAGCCTCAAGACCTTCTAAAATTTGAATTTGACTTGCACCATATGTTTCATCTTTTGCCATATTCATACCTCCGTACTAAATTCCAATAGTTTTATTGTATCATTTTTTTGATTTTTATACAAGGAAACACAGTATTAGGCAAATTTATGCAAATTTATAATGAATAATTTATCATCAAATGAAATATTTTTATTTTATAAATACACGATTTTATAATATACTTAAAATATAATAAAATAAGAGCGTTATTATCAAGGTGGTGTTAAATTGGATTTACTCGGTGTTGTCTTTGGTAAAATTGTCATATTAGGTTGCAAATTAACTGGAAAAAACGGTACATCACTACCAGGAAAACTTGCACTTAAAATAAGTCCTAACCTAATAAAAGATATTGTAAAAGGTGTAAAGAATGAAAAAGTCGTTGTAACAGGAACAAATGGAAAAACGACAACATCAGGACTTATCGCAGAAATATTAAAATCATCAGGTAAAAAAGTTGTACACAACAGGGAAGGCGCAAACATGTTAAGCGGTATTGCTACAGTACTGATAAAAAACAGCGACTTTTTTGGAAACATAAAAAAAGACACAGGTGTATTCGAAGTCGATGAAGCAAACATGCCTCTTGTTTTGAATGATATTAATCCAAAGATAGTCGTAGTTACAAACTTTTTTAGAGACCAGCTTGATAGATATGGAGAGCTGGACATCACAATAAAAAAGGTTAAAGAATCTTTAAATAGACTTCCTAAAGATTCAATACTTCTTTTAAATGCAGATGAACCTTTCACTGCTTCACTAGGTGATGATTTAAATTTAAATGTCATGTACTATGGAATTTTAGACAAGCTAAACTACGGATATAGCCTTTCACCAGCATTTGAACAAAAGTACTGTCCTGTATGCGGCGGTAAATACGTGTACAAAGATGTTTTTTACGGACAATTGGGAGATTACTATTGCCCAAAATGCGGCAAATCAAGACCTGACTTAGACTTTGGTGCACTAGATATCAAACTTACCGAAGATGGCATATCATTTAAAATTAAGTACAAAGATAAAATAATAAACATAGAAAGCCATCTCACTG
The nucleotide sequence above comes from Thermoanaerobacterium sp. CMT5567-10. Encoded proteins:
- the ilvN gene encoding acetolactate synthase small subunit: MHIISVLVNNHSGVLSRVVGLFSRRGYNIESLAVGTTEQNDQSRITLTVNGDDYVITQIIRQLNKLYDVIKVQDVGKYPNVSRELVLVKVEINSNTRDDIMHIVETFRGKVIDISLNSIIIEITGDSEKVEAFIKLIKQFQVRELTRTGLITLERENRILKEYEEEF
- a CDS encoding bacterioferritin; this translates as MINKKELISNLNSDLTKEYAAMIQYIQHSSMLHGAEYVEVIDKILEHAKDEHEHAVILTDIIQYLGGIPTVEVYPRQTSLDNREMLYQDLNYEYDALNGYNQRISQAENLGLFDIGQKLRNIALEEENHIIDLEKALGILKVDP
- the gyrA gene encoding DNA gyrase subunit A produces the protein MRVIPVDVEDEMKKSFIDYAMSVIVSRALPDVRDGLKPVHRRILYAMNGLGLTPDKPYKKSVSVVGEVLGKYHPHGDVAVYDAMVRMAQDFSMREPLVDGHGNFGSIDGDPAAAMRYTEARLSKIAIEMLTDINKETVDFVPNFDENFKEPVVLPSRFPNLLVNGSQGIAVGMATNIPPHNLGEVIDGIIAYIDNPYITTDELMKYIKGPDFPTGGLIVGKDGIKDTYKTGRGKIIVRAKAEIEEHNGRNRIVITEVPYMVIKSKLVEKIAELVRDKHIEGISDLRDESDRNGMRVVIELKRDVNPKVVLNKLYMHTQMQQTFGAIMLALVDGAPKILSLNQIIEKYVDHQVDVITRRTRFELQKAEERAHILEGLKIALDHIDEVINVIRSSKTEPIAKQNLMEKFGLSDKQSQAIVDMRLGRLTGLERQKVEDELNELYRKIGELKGILADEKKVLEIIKKELKEIKDKFSSERKTHIVAKEDEMDIEDLVQLEDAVVTMTHFGYIKRMPLDAYKSQKRGGKGISGISTREDDFVENVFTTTTHDRLLFFTNKGKVYSLRTIDIPESGRQAKGTAIVNLIQIDQDEKVNAVIPIRNSVKARYVVMCTKKGIIKKTEIDDFPKIKKSGNTAIKLDDSDELINVMLTDGNKEIIIGTANGFCIRFHENNLRPVGRQARGVIAISLRDDDYVVEMDLIDEGSEILVVTENGYGKRSDAKEYRLQTRAGKGIIATKITKKTGKLVSIMSVSEKDELMIISANGILIRTKIADISKMHRDTTGVTLMKLDDGDRVVSTAKIDNDDEEE
- the gyrB gene encoding DNA topoisomerase (ATP-hydrolyzing) subunit B, with the protein product MAKDETYGASQIQILEGLEAVRKRPGMYIGSTSSRGLHHLVYEIVDNSIDEALAGYCKNIDVIIHKDNSVSVIDDGRGIPTDVHPQTGKSGVEVALTVLHAGGKFNNDVYKVSGGLHGVGLSVVNALSKELEVIVKQNGKVYEQKYERGVPKSELKIIGDTDETGTMIRFKPDDEIFETLEYDYDVLSQRLRELSFLNKGVRIRLMDERDGKEDVFHYEGGIVEFVKYLNRNKEVLHPEPIYMESKSDTYEVEVAMQYNDSYTENIFSFANNIDTREGGTHLVGFKAALTKVINDYARKFNFIKDNDKNLQGEDVREGLTAIISVKLMNPQFEGQTKTKLGNSEMRSIVDSVVTEKLAAFMEENPSLSKVILEKATSAARAREAARKARELTRRKSALESTSLPGKLADCSEKDASKCELYLVEGDSAGGSAKMGRDSRYQAILPLRGKILNVEKARLDRILSSDEIKAMITALGTGIGSDFDISKLRYHKVVIMTDADVDGSHIRTLLLTFFYRFMRPLIENGNVYIAQPPLYKIEKNKKVYYAYSDKELDNILKEIGRENYNVQRYKGLGEMDAEQLWDTTMDPEKRTMLKVSLDDAIAADEIFTILMGDKVEPRREFIEKYAKTVRNLDI
- a CDS encoding Mur ligase family protein, translating into MDLLGVVFGKIVILGCKLTGKNGTSLPGKLALKISPNLIKDIVKGVKNEKVVVTGTNGKTTTSGLIAEILKSSGKKVVHNREGANMLSGIATVLIKNSDFFGNIKKDTGVFEVDEANMPLVLNDINPKIVVVTNFFRDQLDRYGELDITIKKVKESLNRLPKDSILLLNADEPFTASLGDDLNLNVMYYGILDKLNYGYSLSPAFEQKYCPVCGGKYVYKDVFYGQLGDYYCPKCGKSRPDLDFGALDIKLTEDGISFKIKYKDKIINIESHLTGAYNVYNVMSSVATNILLGTPLSYIQAGLNNYRPIAGRLQTTYLKGKKAIINLIKNPIGFDSTLNMLREINKPLNLLIAINDNYADGRDVSWLWDVDMENFVSHAKINHVVTSGLRAEDMALRLKYAGIDPKRIKIINSIENALDYIPTVTNEELIAVLPNYTSLHEVNSYMKSRGVKV